The genomic segment CGTCGTTGAGGGCGGTGTCGTCCCCTCCCCCCTGTCGGTCCTCCACCTTGGTCTCGATGCCGCAAATTCCTCCGTTGACACAAACCTGGCTCCATCTTTCGTAATTCCCCCAGTCCAGGCCGGGGCCCTCCAGCACGTGGTCACTGCTGCAGCGGAACCTGATGTTGTTGACGGCGGTGTCGTCACCGCCACCCTGACGGCCCTCCACGCGGAGCTGGAAAGCGATGAGCACGCCACTGGGGCAGTACTGAGGGTGGGACCAGTCGCCCCAGCTGGAGAcaagagcaggaaacacagcagagtgAATCAAATCTGAATAAGAGCCAAGGTTTGGTTTGGAAACACAAAGTCGAGACGTTTCAACATCTGAACCCTGAACTCAAAATCCTGGAGAAAGAATGTTTTGATTTCCATGATGTGGAAACTgtctccagcttcctgctgcttccaaaacacattttttaaaatcttattcTTATTTAACCTTCACAGGACCGACAGGTTGGTTCCACTGAGACAGACGATTTGACCAGCTGAATAATTGAAGAAAGACATTGATAAGACATTGATAAAAAACACCTCAGTGACTCAAAGAAATAAAGAGTTTCTACTGATAAATTCAGATTCCCTGCTGCTAAATACCAGCTCTCCACACAGGGACAGCTGtagtttaaagaaattaaagtaAGAAAACCATAATGTGACAGAGCAGTTTACATAATGTTTGTTACATGCAACAACTGAAAATCAAGTGAATTTACATCTGGGTCACAtgagtttttatatatttcacaaCTACTCCGTGTGAAAAGGCAAATTTTTATTGGTTCTATGTCGAGTTTTCTAATAATCTGACTGGTTATCATCATTTCTCGGAATCTGTCACATCTTTGTAAatcacttctcttttttatgatcattattatcaGCACCAATGTTTGGTTTCATTTACTTACAAGCCAGTGTGAGACTCCACAGTGGACGTGGAGCTCCGTCGCTCGTCTTTGGCGCAGATGAGGCGGATGCCGTTCATGGCCGTGTCGTCGCTACTGCCCTGTTTGGCCTCCACCTGAGGAAACAGAGTTCAGTTCCCAGAAGCAGATCAGATTAAactagtttttcttttgtttaattgCTGCACCAGCAACAAGCGCACGTGATGTCACAGGTCACAGCAGGTGAAGAGCAGCTTAGTATCTGGTACAACAGGAAGTAAATGCATCTCTGGTTGTTGTAAATAGTTCTCTGTACATAATAAGGATTCTTATGATCAATCAAAAGTTTCCTATTTTACCTTCAggctaagaaaaacaaaagtcacgaaaatgataaaaacacaatcttCAGTTCTACATTTGAGGTCAAAATTTGTTGAATAACTAAATcaacaattatatatatatgtatatataagtgatgaagaatttaaaatgtagaaTACATGAATTATGAACAAGCAGAATGTCCAATGAGATAAAGGCCTTCAGCTTTTCAGCCAGTGAACTACATGGAAAGCAAAAGTTAGTATTGGACTAAGCAATGGAAAGTTAATTTATTTACCTCGGTAGgttgaagttaaataaaaaataactgtgAAAAATGTTAGAAATCAGTGTCTTTACCCTGGTACTGAAGCCAACAGCAAAGAACTGGTCAGGACACATCTCGGGCCCCCTCCATGTTCCCCACGGCGCTCCGTTTGGCACAGTCAGCACAGATGTGTACGATCGGCCGTCCACAACAGCTCCGTGCTGGAACAACCCCACGAACAACACGGCCAGCACGGCCAAGGCACGGAGCAGACTCTCCATGTCAACAGCAGTGAGTGGAAGGTTTCACCGGGAAAAGCCAGCTAACGAGTTCTGGAGGGGGTTCAGCCTCAAAGCGCTCTTTATAGTTTACGTGTTGATCGCGGAACAGACAACTCGTATTACGCCGTGTTTACAAACAGGGCTGGCCCTAGTGTATTTAGTCAAGTTCACTGAGAAGTGTCTCTTTGTGGACTTTAGCCTCTTTACACAAGGACAGCGTCCACATTCATGTCTTCACATATGGCCTTGGCTGATGTTTGTGAAGCCACAAAGCCTGTGGCTCTGTAGGACTCAAGagctttttcagtctttttcaATACTTACTGCTACATCCACTTGCATTGTTTGGGACAGCATTGCTCACCTGCTGAATTTGAATCAACACATCATACCAGACCACTGTGCACAGTGAAAAGCAGAATGACCCCACTTCTTCTGCCAGAGACTGGGCTTCAATCCTGATGATTGGGTCTTTGGCCTGGATTCTAACCTCAAGCAGTGCCTCTCTTACAGCTGTGGCTTCATATCGCAGAGGTCCCACAGCTTTCACTCTGCTCTCCCATCTGGTTTCTGACCACATTTTGAGCGAAAGGTTGACATTTTTCTTGAGGATGGCCCATCTCTGTGTAGAGGCAGAAAACAAGCAGTATAGCTTCTGCACAATACCAACAAATAATATGGCATCTTTGGAGCTTTTGGCAGCATCAGAATTGACCAAATTGAGTATATGTGCCCCACACGGCACAAACAAACCTCTTGGGTTCAGTTGCAGTAGCCTGGCCTGTACTCACTTGTTCTTTCCACTCATATTTGCCCCGTTGTCATACGACTGTCCTCTGCAGTCATCAAAGGCAATCTCCAACTCCTCCACCCTCTTCAAAATCAGGGCAGACAAACTTTCACCAGTGGACTCCTCTGCTACTAGGAATCCCATGAAGTGCTCTTTTACCTGGGGGTCTTCTTCCAATGTCAAAATTCATATCACTACTGACAGCTGTTCAATGTGGCTAACATCCGGGGTGCAATCTAAAATGAGGAGAAAGTATttgaatttctttatttcttgcaCCATTGTTGAGAGAATCTTTCCACTGATGCATTCAATCAACTCATTCTGGATGGTTTTGCCCAAGTACCTGTGGTGTGATGGTTCACATTTAATCTTGTGGATGTGGTCTTTCATCACTGGGTCAAACTGTGCCATAAGCTCAAcctctttcaaaatgtttccatttGAAGGAGAGTGGagtatttctgtgtttcctctaaaTGCCATATTTTGCACAGCCAGCAACTGTACAATAGCAACCAGTCCTGTCAGCACTGCTCTCCTCCGACTCTGCTCTGCCTCTAAGAGGGCCTGCTCTTGTTTGTCCATGGTTGTAccttgttttaatcaaactgCCAATTCTTTCCATGACGCCAAATTGTTTAGGTGTTCCGGACTGTTTTCGTGGCTGTTTAGAGCAGCACTTGCATTTTTCCAATCAGACAGTTCTccatgtgttaaaaaaaattgttttgggGAGAAAAGTTGACATTGTATATGCTAACAATCTTTACATTCATGAGGCACACACCTAAGAAGAGTGTATGTGTGGAATCagtggttcaatcagaaagagatACAACACGCGTGTCTGAAGTTCCTTGCAGTGGTTCTGGGCTTATACATATAGAGAGAACACACAAGAGCAATATATTGGCTGGATTAGAAATGGCACGACATATTGTcacttttatattaaattatttatcatcAGGAAAATCTGCCTGTGTTCAacagttagcctgttagctccgCTGGAGCCGAGTAGACACCAGGCTAAGAGTGACAGTCTGTCGACTTTACTGTGACGTCACGTGAATTTCAAACCTCTATTTCGCTTAAACGAGAGAGTTAGAATTAAATTCACCCCCCTCAGAGTTATCTTGATGGAAGAACCTCGCGATTGAGACTAAAAACAAATTTTgaaccatgctgtaaacaggtttaattctgctctaaaatcgggctttttaacatgggagtcaatGGGACTTTTTTGCTACTGCAGCCAGGCGTAGTGGCTTCCCatggaactgcagcttttttcacTTCCGCATCGGCTTCATCGCTCAGGCCAGGATGTTGCCCCTTGGTTTAcagcttttgggggggggggggggggagacaaacacggacacaaaaacttaaaggaatcatgatgttaatgtgtttcttttaatgatgctgtctacgtatgcgacataacattcttaaaaacagtggtgtataaagtacttgaaagccatacttgagtaaaagtacagatatcttacttgaaagtgactccggttaaagtaaaagtcacccgtcagaaaatgacttgagtttaagtcttagagttgctcatattaaatgtacttaagtatcaagatcatctggtgttgaaatgtacttaggtatcaaaagtaaaagtacaagtaccaaattttatttcaattgactaaaaaattataacaacactagatatataatgtataattttacaaattttgaacccgagatgctgaggttaaaatagtattggacaagtgcatctgaacttctagcgacaacaaagaatcaacacaacagaataaacaagtgcctcttgattctacctaagaacactaatagaccaaatgaaccttttgtgtctattagctgtattttgcattttaactgcctggatgtttacctgcctgtatacctgcccgccagcttgtccatgcatctacatgtaagcctgtttatttatcatgagACTATCTTaactgaatgggcctggggttgtgtttgcatttgtttccagcagggtgacaatacacctgtagggtatcttgcctgtagggacggcaaagtgaagacacaaccctgcttgaagttgtacacattagccagtttgtacaatacatatacaagactcaacagcttctaagttgtgttgagtcagcacaaagggcgtctAAGGCTTgaaattggcaatatatagatatataatatctttgcaaaaattatattggcattatagtgagtggaaaactgggcctgattacccagggttccatttgggaggtccattaaaaaaatgaattgtgtgcgtgaatatgcagtagtagtagtccatgacacagtgtttgtttttggttgtgttggctgaaagttgtttttgcgtttgcttatataattggttgtgttgtttgtttttccatctcgacttgttttaaatctgtttgttttgtttacgtggacgtgtaagactaagtagacacggccaaccaatgatagtctatttgccaacagtttttgtttaaaccaactttTTCCAATAttgtctttaagaaaagttaaccacttgctgcttcgagctatgtatttatgtgcagatgttgacacgaagcaggaaagggaaaacgaatgtgaatcgaaaaaggaataccttcaaaaaattatgtaaagtcaccttataaaagccctcaaaaagccaattcatttgcctgaataataatccttacaatttcaatagggccacatgtctgtcagtgcctgggccctaataataaagactgaaccgagctcctgcaggagcgagaaggcgagagagagaggtgcgccgtgcgtaaaggtgcacgttccgccaacctccgctgctcaagtaacgagccagttttgagaatgtaagaagtagaaagtacagctatttgtgctcaaatgtagcgagtaaaagttaaacgtcgtcaggaaaataaatactcaagtaaagtatatgtgaaaaatctacttaagtacagtaacaaagtatttctactttgttacttcccaccactgcctaaaaccaaaaagaaaactgaaataatcccctattcattctatatgaactgtaatttatctatctatctatctatctatctggctatctatttatttatgcatgcatgtatatatgtatgtatgtaatgtatgtatttactgacttccataagtaacctggattgccggaatccggaaacatttttggatccggtacttatgtttatctcgtctacacgaagccctttcaggaaaacacggaaacgctggagcggagtggttgaaatcgctgtaaagacgtcatggagcatgcgcttaaagtgaaagaagactaaagtcgagatcctactagcaatctgcgcataacgacttctctaccacctgaaatcactgttaccacagcaatcaaacaggactagttagaatagagcacttcgccataaccctagtttgtgttaagttaccgttttgaaacttccgtctataataaaaatcttttcacgtcagatttgccggttttgaacaatggtccgatgaaaatagattaaacagtgatagaaggaagtgacgcagcggggttaataatggttcaggctgaggttgcgaggcgaggtgcgttcacggttaaatacaacaagcggaaaaagcagaatcgcgggctgaccggcgctgagaaatgcgcttcccgtgagaacagccaggcgcctgcgcgctggagaattgcgCGAGAAAAGTATttgcatttctttatttcttgcaCCATTGTTGAGAGAATCTTTCCACTGATGCATTCAATCAACTCATTCTGGATGGTTTTGCCCAAGTACCTGTGGTGTGATGGTTCACATTTAATCTTGTGGATGTGGTCTTTCATCACTGGGTCAAACTGTGCCATAAGCTCAActtctttcaaaatgtttccatttGAAGGAGAGTGGagtatttctgtgtttcctctaaaTGCCATATTTTGCACAGCCAGCAACTGTACAATAGCAACCAGTCGTGTCAGCACTGCTCTCCACCGACTCTGCTCTGCCTCTAAGAGGGCCTGCTCTTGTTTGTCCATGGTTGTACCTTGTTTTATTCGAACTGCCAATTCTTTCCATGACGCCAAATTGTTCAGGTGTTCCGGACTGTTTTCGTGGCTGTTTAGAGCAGCACTTGCATTTTTCCAATCAGACAGTCCTccatgtgttaaaaaaaattgttttggggagaaaagttgaaaacaaaaacaaaaaagactgttttcttttttgaataTGTCaaccaacttttttttatcctttctcCATTTATTAAGGTCCTGCTGAAGTACTGGTGGTGGCAACTTCTCCCATCATCTCTCCTTGGAAAAATGAAATCAGGTGTACCTGATTTGGTCCTCTCCGAACAAATTCTGTCcttattgtgtttgtgagatgtgCAGGCCAGTCAACAGGATCGGTTGATAGTGGAGCGTCTGTTTGCTTGCTGAGTCTGGAGGGCACGCGAAAAGCACTATTTCTCATCTCACATAattgttgtagttttaaaacaGCTGTAAATTACGCTGGTACAGTATGGAGCACATGGTTGGCtccatatatatgtatatacagtatatacacatacatattacagtatttaataaatgtttccaAATGAGATATGTAATTACAATGTAATGTTACTGTATGACTGCATTATGAATGGTTCATGTAGATTAATTCATGTAAAGCGTATCCTCATATTGTTTTAAAGAGAACATCCTTGAGCCAACTGAGATAAATTTAACATAAGGACAATGAAGTATATGCTAACAATCTTTACATTCATGAGGCACACACCTAAGAAGAGTATGTGTGGAATCTGTGGAATCAGTGGTGCAATCAGAAAGAGATACAACACGCGTGTCTGAAGTTCCTTGCAGTGGTTCTGGGCTTATACATATAGAGAGAACACACAAGAGCAATATATTGGCTGGATTAGAAATGGCACGACATATTGTCacttttacattaaattatttatcatcAGGAAAATCTGTTGAAACATCGCACTCACCTGAGGATGCTGGCACAGCTGAGGTGCTTGGCTGTTCCTCGTCAATTGATGCAGCAGGTGGTGCCAGATATTTTAAAAGTGAATCTAAAATGATATAATAAAAGaatgtattatcattatttgttAAATGGAGCTACTATGTAGTTATTAAGCATTTTTGTGAATTTGGACAGCCTGACAAACTCTTTTCATTACAAGATGCATAGCTCTTGATTAGTTGAATCATGTCTAATTAATACACCAAAACCAACCTTGTTATAATTTCTCAAATTTCAATTTCATGACACAATGAAAATGACGCAAATTGCGGTACAGCTGAACTTGCACTATGTTTTGCTAAAGATAGCCTGATGTTTCGACTGAATGGCAATAACAAGGAGCGTCACACGTCACtggctagctagcgttagctaaCTTACAAAATTACATACAATCCATTCGCTAAAGTTGACAATACAACACTTGGATTTTCACCAGTATTCCTCACTTGTTGACAAGTTGCCGTATTTTTCTTCCTTAATGGGTGTGCTATGCAACGAGTACAATATTTGTAGTGTTGTTGCACTAGCTATTGGCTTTATCTGTGTGCCCCTGGTGTAATTTATGACTGGCTGGCCTTCAATATTTTAATCATGTCTTTTTTGTATAATGTAGAATAAATGAACATATCGTTTTTGATATACCCGCCTCTGTAAAATCCTTAAGGAACTATGCGACAGGGAGTAGGAAGGCTTTCAATGACAATGGTACATCTTTTCTTCTTTACTCCACTAAAGTGCCCAGGGCAATTCTGGCATTCATGAAAGTGTTCTTATTTGGGATTCATTCTTGGCTAAGAACAGGATTTAAGAATTTACCTTTCTCCTtggcaccatagactgtatatataaatagacaGAGGGTCCATaacgtcacccattggtttctaCAGGGTGAGAATGAGGCTCGTAGGAGGCGTTCCCCCGGCGCCATCTTGCCGGTGCTTACGCCTCCTAGTTCCTCGCTAACCAATCAATGGGCAAGGACGAGGAGCGTGAGTGAAGACTCACAGCTCAGCGACTGCAACGTTTCCTGGTTAGCTTAGGCTACGGCGCTAGGCTAACCGCAAGATGCTAATCGGTTAGCCGCGACATGCTAGCCGCCAGTGCTAACAGGCTagcgctgcagctgctccgGATGGTCGCAAACTTTACCATGAACTGGAGGTGAGTAACCTTGAAACAACAAAACCTATGGCTTCATCTATCATCATAttagtaaatctgtttctgcagaataagaatcaGTGTAACGCAGTCAAGTCAAATTGGTTGGCGAGTTAAATAACTTTACATAACATTAGCTATCTTACATGGTGGAGCTAATTCTCTGGACACACACAACTTTTGCTTTCCAGGAAGTACACTGGCTGAAAAGCTGAAGGCCTTTATCTCATTAGACATTCTGCTTGTCCATAATTCATGTACTCtacattatacatttaaatttaaatgacttTTGCCAAAtcatgacatatatatatatatatatatatatatatatatatatatatatatatatatatatatatatatatatatatatatatatatataattattgatTTTGTTATTCAACAAATTTTGACCTTAAAGGTAGAACTgaagttttgtttgtgtttttataatttttgtgACTTTTGTTTATCTTATCCTGaagcaggcacgtgcacagatagacccctagtggtgctcatgcaccagcccttttgccctggaggagaaaagtgccccttctgctggagtccaattttttcttcattcatcaatatttaagaatgaaaattactctctctgtcatcaatttccccccaatgtgttttgatgtctgacggggcatttatttgattttttgtgagaatttcgccccgACATGCTCCGCGGCACTCAcaagccacccccccccccctcctcctcatgcagcgcTGAGGGCCAAACGGCTGCAaacacttctcctctgacccgcagcatcagacaaacaggtaatgacgctgtgtgtgcaatccccGGAAGGTGTTTGGTGATAAatgaaccacaacattagcgctgaaaacattacgtcgcaactggtccgacgtttcctaaaaaataaactaacaaaaaagtcacggacacagacagacaggcaggcaggcaggcggaCAGGCAGATCATTTCAAGGCAGTTgtactgttctacaaattagacaagttcacttgttttgtttcatttaaaatcgtaattattgaaatgaaaggtaggtcttaagtgGAGCTACATGGCAGTCTGGTgaggtatattgtggtatattatcAGTGTATTGCTGCTTATActtcagaaaacagtaaacaaaaatgtgtgtgtactgtgttgtcagctttatagagattatgttaGTCACTCTtaattattatgcacaacatcgatttatctcatttacaaaatttgctcataatgccaagaaaagacagactccaaaagcagaaggacagggaactgcagcaagcagctcagggtagcatctctcttttatattggatcaggccatcaactagtaaaacaaatgagggagaatcagtaagtttatttgatttattattattatttttaatttgataaataatttggcgatgggttccctttttttttggtttgagcacctgccccccaaaatgtctgtgcacgtgcctgtcCTGAAGGTAAAataggaaacttttaaaatataaatacatcagAGTTTTGACCGTGCAGCTTTTCATTCCTCACGTTGTTTCACAAAGTCACATTGAGTAATGGAATTGTCCCTCTGACTCAAACTGACTGTGAAGAGACAACTTCATTTGTATTATTCCAACATAATGGGAcaaaaatcaatgaaataagtaaatgaaaaaaggtaaaagtttgttttattgtcctgcagctcagagaacATTTATACTGGGAAACTGTGTTTGGAGTCATGAGGatgcctagtttggacttgattgaaccaattatgcctgagatacagaagctcgtgttttgatggcgtgtatcaaactttgacgccaggccatagtcacatggtatgacgaaatgttaaaattcaaataactttagatctccatcttgttgtgaagacactcatctaaattctaagttgatctgatgaaagccctacgaaaAGTATATATgcggaaaatggccaaaatggccaccaaatccaaaatggcgggcttcctgtttactctagcatatctatccaagagacttatttctttgtcatgaaaagagacatgtccccgtcgatttttgtagaagtaggccaatcgtagtgccggggctgccctttagggggcgctagtcagttattttgccacgcccattccttaaacccatctgaca from the Limanda limanda chromosome 11, fLimLim1.1, whole genome shotgun sequence genome contains:
- the LOC133013582 gene encoding uncharacterized protein LOC133013582, giving the protein MWFSSGNSCRYKTRLFRRSTLDRTGPPVVRVQHTEPADYLGADHPPLQRLGLLPSESEDSLLKYLAPPAASIDEEQPSTSAVPASSEPLQGTSDTRVVSLSDCTTDSTDSTHTLLRLSKQTDAPLSTDPVDWPAHLTNTIRTEFVRRGPNQVEAKQGSSDDTAMNGIRLICAKDERRSSTSTVESHTGFWGDWSHPQYCPSGVLIAFQLRVEGRQGGGDDTAVNNIRFRCSSDHVLEGPGLDWGNYERWSQVCVNGGICGIETKVEDRQGGGDDTALNDVRFHCCAGA